One window of the Sporichthya brevicatena genome contains the following:
- a CDS encoding OFA family MFS transporter: MALGFLDRERTIAPPGWSRWLIPPAALSVHLAIGQAYAWSVFKKPLEATMLTDSDHPGTLSALPFQLGIVMLGVSAALFGTKVEARGPRWAMAVSSLCFCSGLAIASLAVVLDQYWLVVVGYGFVGGIGLGIGYISPVSTLIKWFPDRPGLATGCAIMGFGGGALFASPFSTELLKKFDALITPPAQGAAPLSEAVLDSAQDGIAKTFIVMAVFYAVFMTMSYTLVRVPAPGWHPGKEPPRQDRILQSKANVSAKNAIKTPQFWFLWVVLCFNVTAGIGILERAAPIFRDFFPDSGDGDAGALAAAAAGFVAILSLSNALGRILWSSTSDYLGRKNMYRMYLGVGALLYTYVLITTDANKPLFLIACIFILSFYGAGFATIPAYLKDLFGTYQVGAIHGRLLTAWSVAGVLGPFIINNIADERIADGKTGPDIYTPSFMIVIVLLVIAFICNEMIRPVDAKWHEPATADAAEPAPASDAEAVADIEDAEVVEATEKSGSAS; the protein is encoded by the coding sequence ATGGCTCTCGGATTTCTCGACCGCGAACGCACGATCGCACCCCCGGGGTGGAGTCGCTGGCTGATTCCCCCCGCGGCGCTCTCGGTGCACCTGGCGATCGGGCAGGCCTACGCCTGGTCGGTGTTCAAGAAGCCGCTCGAAGCCACGATGCTGACCGACAGCGACCACCCCGGGACGCTCTCGGCCCTGCCGTTCCAGCTCGGCATCGTCATGCTCGGTGTCTCCGCCGCCCTGTTCGGCACCAAGGTCGAGGCCCGCGGGCCGCGCTGGGCGATGGCCGTGTCGTCGCTGTGCTTCTGCTCCGGGCTCGCGATCGCCTCGCTGGCGGTGGTGCTCGACCAGTACTGGCTGGTGGTGGTCGGCTACGGCTTCGTCGGCGGCATCGGTCTCGGCATCGGCTACATCTCGCCGGTCTCCACGCTGATCAAGTGGTTCCCCGACCGGCCGGGTCTGGCCACCGGCTGCGCGATCATGGGCTTCGGCGGCGGCGCGCTGTTCGCCTCGCCGTTCAGCACCGAGCTGTTGAAGAAGTTCGACGCGCTGATCACCCCGCCGGCGCAGGGTGCCGCTCCGCTGTCCGAGGCCGTGCTCGACAGCGCCCAGGACGGCATCGCCAAGACGTTCATCGTGATGGCGGTCTTCTACGCGGTGTTCATGACGATGAGCTACACGCTCGTCCGTGTCCCGGCGCCGGGCTGGCACCCGGGCAAGGAGCCGCCGCGGCAGGACCGCATCCTGCAGTCGAAGGCGAACGTGTCCGCGAAGAACGCCATCAAGACCCCGCAGTTCTGGTTCCTGTGGGTCGTCCTGTGCTTCAACGTCACCGCGGGCATCGGCATCCTCGAACGCGCGGCGCCGATCTTCCGGGACTTCTTCCCGGACTCCGGTGACGGTGACGCCGGGGCGCTCGCCGCGGCCGCCGCCGGGTTCGTCGCGATCCTGTCGCTGTCGAACGCGCTCGGCCGGATCCTGTGGTCCTCGACCTCGGACTACCTCGGCCGCAAGAACATGTACCGGATGTACCTGGGTGTCGGGGCGCTGCTCTACACCTACGTGCTGATCACGACGGACGCGAACAAGCCGCTGTTCCTGATCGCGTGCATCTTCATCCTGTCCTTCTACGGCGCCGGTTTCGCGACGATCCCCGCGTACCTGAAGGACCTGTTCGGCACCTACCAGGTCGGCGCCATCCACGGCCGCCTGCTCACCGCCTGGTCGGTGGCCGGCGTCCTCGGTCCGTTCATCATCAACAACATCGCGGACGAGCGGATCGCCGACGGCAAGACCGGCCCGGACATCTACACCCCGTCGTTCATGATCGTCATCGTCCTGCTGGTGATCGCGTTCATCTGCAACGAGATGATCCGGCCGGTCGACGCGAAGTGGCACGAGCCCGCCACGGCCGACGCCGCCGAGCCGGCCCCGGCCTCCGACGCCGAGGCCGTGGCGGACATCGAGGACGCCGAGGTCGTCGAGGCCACCGAGAAGAGCGGGAGCGCATCGTGA
- a CDS encoding MFS transporter small subunit, which yields MNAATNATETAEAHASTGIDPKLKPVMVFAWLWVAAPFTYGLWKLFEKIDKLFT from the coding sequence GTGAACGCCGCGACGAACGCCACGGAAACGGCCGAGGCCCACGCCTCCACCGGTATCGACCCGAAGCTCAAGCCGGTGATGGTGTTCGCCTGGCTGTGGGTCGCCGCGCCGTTCACCTACGGCCTGTGGAAGCTGTTCGAGAAGATCGACAAGCTCTTCACGTAG
- the rimO gene encoding 30S ribosomal protein S12 methylthiotransferase RimO — protein MSPAEAPPPPAAPTVALVTLGCQRNEVDSEELAGRLAADGWTLTAEAEDADVVMVNTCGFVEAAKKDSIDTLLAAADLKDGGKARAVVAVGCLAERYGTELADALPEATVLGFDDYTAISERLQAAMRGDAHAPHVPRDRRALLPISPVERQATAPTTAVEELSAWTGPASGPRPLRARLEGGPVAPLKLASGCDRRCSFCAIPSFRGAFVSRRPAELLAEAAWLAESGVRELVLVSENSTSYGKDLGELRLLELLLPKLAEVDGLERVRVNYLQPAEMRPSLIEALTATPKVVPYFDLSFQHSSADVLRRMRRFGDTDRFLGLIEQIRVRAPRAGIRTNVIVGFPGETEADLIELERFLIGARLDTVGVFGYSDEDGTEAANLDGKVDPDEVRARVEHITRLVEELTNARAEDRIGEQVAVLVEENDAFRYPGADEHGEASAEGRAAHQAPEVDGSTILIGGEPEVGQIVTATVVGTDGVDLIATLPGVS, from the coding sequence GTGTCCCCGGCGGAGGCCCCGCCTCCGCCCGCCGCCCCGACCGTCGCTCTCGTCACGCTGGGCTGCCAGCGCAACGAGGTCGACTCCGAGGAGCTCGCCGGGCGGCTCGCCGCCGACGGGTGGACGCTCACCGCGGAGGCCGAGGACGCCGACGTGGTGATGGTGAACACGTGCGGGTTCGTCGAGGCGGCCAAGAAGGACTCGATCGACACCCTGCTCGCCGCCGCCGACCTCAAGGACGGCGGGAAGGCCCGGGCCGTCGTCGCCGTGGGGTGCCTGGCCGAGCGCTACGGGACCGAACTGGCCGACGCCCTGCCCGAGGCGACCGTCCTCGGCTTCGACGACTACACCGCGATCTCCGAGCGACTGCAGGCCGCGATGCGTGGGGACGCGCACGCTCCGCACGTCCCGCGGGACCGCCGCGCCCTGCTGCCGATCTCCCCGGTGGAGCGGCAGGCGACCGCCCCGACGACCGCTGTCGAGGAGCTCTCGGCCTGGACCGGCCCCGCGTCCGGGCCCCGGCCGCTGCGCGCCCGGCTCGAAGGCGGCCCGGTCGCCCCGCTCAAGCTCGCGTCCGGCTGCGACCGGCGCTGCTCGTTCTGCGCGATCCCGTCGTTCCGCGGCGCGTTCGTGTCCCGCCGGCCCGCGGAGCTGCTCGCCGAGGCCGCGTGGCTCGCCGAGTCCGGGGTCCGCGAGCTCGTCCTGGTCTCGGAGAACTCCACGTCCTACGGCAAGGACCTCGGCGAGCTGCGCCTGCTGGAGCTGCTGCTGCCGAAGCTCGCGGAGGTCGACGGCCTCGAGCGGGTCCGCGTGAACTACCTGCAGCCGGCGGAGATGCGCCCCTCGCTGATCGAGGCGCTCACGGCGACGCCGAAGGTCGTGCCGTACTTCGACCTGTCGTTCCAGCACTCGTCGGCGGACGTGCTGCGGCGGATGCGGCGCTTCGGCGACACGGACCGCTTCCTCGGCCTGATCGAGCAGATCCGCGTCCGGGCGCCCCGCGCGGGCATCCGCACCAACGTCATCGTCGGCTTCCCCGGTGAGACCGAGGCCGACCTGATCGAACTCGAGCGCTTCCTCATCGGCGCGCGCCTGGACACCGTCGGGGTGTTCGGGTACTCCGACGAGGACGGCACCGAGGCCGCCAACCTCGACGGCAAGGTCGACCCCGACGAGGTGCGCGCGCGCGTCGAGCACATCACCCGGCTCGTCGAGGAGCTCACGAACGCCCGCGCCGAGGACCGCATCGGCGAGCAGGTCGCCGTGCTGGTCGAGGAGAACGACGCGTTCCGCTACCCGGGCGCCGACGAGCACGGCGAGGCCTCGGCCGAGGGGCGTGCCGCGCACCAGGCCCCGGAGGTCGACGGGAGCACGATCCTGATCGGAGGAGAGCCCGAGGTCGGGCAGATCGTGACGGCCACCGTCGTCGGCACCGACGGCGTCGATCTGATCGCCACGCTGCCCGGGGTCTCCTGA
- the pgsA gene encoding CDP-diacylglycerol--glycerol-3-phosphate 3-phosphatidyltransferase: MFEPTPAEVEPGRPDHLADPVAPAGTWNIANILTLLRLLLVPVFLVVLLHEDGESDGWRWAAWGVFAVASFTDSLDGKLARRYGLVTDFGKIADPIADKALTGSALIVLSSMDELPWAVTIVILVREIGVTLLRFWVIRHGVIPASRGGKLKSLVLGVAIGLYVLPFTGLLQDLATALMTAAVVIALATGADYVFRALRLRRESLAAARAARSGSDERR; the protein is encoded by the coding sequence ATGTTCGAACCCACGCCGGCCGAGGTCGAGCCCGGGCGCCCGGATCATCTGGCGGACCCGGTCGCGCCCGCCGGCACGTGGAACATCGCGAACATCCTCACGCTCCTGCGGCTCCTGCTCGTCCCGGTCTTCCTCGTCGTGCTCCTGCACGAGGACGGGGAGTCCGACGGATGGCGCTGGGCGGCCTGGGGCGTGTTCGCCGTCGCGTCCTTCACCGACTCCCTCGACGGCAAGCTCGCGCGGCGCTACGGCCTGGTCACCGACTTCGGCAAGATCGCCGACCCCATCGCCGACAAGGCCCTGACCGGTTCGGCGCTGATCGTGCTCTCGTCGATGGACGAGCTGCCCTGGGCGGTCACGATCGTCATCCTCGTCCGCGAGATCGGCGTGACCCTGCTGCGCTTCTGGGTGATCCGGCACGGCGTGATCCCGGCCAGCCGCGGCGGCAAGCTCAAGTCGCTCGTGCTCGGGGTCGCGATCGGGCTGTACGTGCTGCCGTTCACCGGTCTGCTGCAGGACCTCGCCACGGCGCTGATGACGGCCGCCGTGGTCATCGCGCTCGCGACCGGCGCGGACTACGTGTTCCGCGCCCTGCGCCTGCGGCGTGAGTCGCTCGCCGCGGCCCGGGCCGCTCGATCCGGGTCGGACGAGCGCCGGTGA